In one window of Musa acuminata AAA Group cultivar baxijiao chromosome BXJ3-2, Cavendish_Baxijiao_AAA, whole genome shotgun sequence DNA:
- the LOC103976446 gene encoding 17.0 kDa class II heat shock protein-like — MRGMDVMVGFEDNPLMAALHHLMDLTAGGNAACGATCAYVRDCGATASTPADVKELPSKLVFEIDMPGVKPGDVRVQVEDDRSLVVSGERRRCEDGEGEYVSVERRVGKFMREFQLPEDADLDAITALCQDGVLTVTVEKPPAAEPKKPKTIDVKMG; from the coding sequence ATGAGAGGAATGGACGTCATGGTGGGGTTCGAAGACAACCCGTTGATGGCGGCTCTCCACCACCTGATGGACTTGACGGCGGGGGGAAACGCTGCGTGCGGGGCCACCTGCGCCTACGTCCGGGACTGTGGAGCCACGGCGTCGACGCCGGCGGATGTGAAGGAGCTGCCGAGCAAGCTGGTCTTCGAGATCGACATGCCCGGGGTCAAGCCCGGAGACGTCAGGGTGCAGGTGGAGGACGACCGCTCGCTGGTGGTCAGCGGCGAGCGGAGGAGGTGTGAGGACGGGGAGGGGGAGTACGTGAGCGTGGAGCGTCGCGTGGGGAAGTTCATGCGCGAGTTCCAGCTTCCGGAGGACGCGGACTTGGACGCCATCACGGCGCTGTGCCAGGACGGGGTGCTCACTGTGACGGTGGAGAAGCCGCCGGCGGCGGAGCCGAAGAAGCCGAAGACCATAGATGTTAAGATGGGTTAA